Proteins encoded within one genomic window of Cryptosporangium aurantiacum:
- a CDS encoding Rossmann-like and DUF2520 domain-containing protein, which yields MDHSHGSPPERSSPTDRPGRLAVGLVGAGRAGSVLAPALARAGHRTVALSAVSSASLDRAARRLPGTPIVPPDAVVAAADLALLAVPDDALESLVTGLAEVGAFRPGQLVMHISGAHGLSVLQPAIRAGALPLALHPIMTFSGRDEDENRLTGTHWGVTTVPELRPVGEALVLEMGGEPIWVEDSRRPLYHAALVVAANHLVTLINDAADLLRAAGVEQPALALAPLAGAALDNALRSGDAALTGPVSRGDAGTVAGHLEALRGRQPSAVAGYLAMARRTADRAIAAGRLDPAAAENLLDVLGEHSAST from the coding sequence ATGGATCACTCGCACGGCTCCCCACCGGAGCGGTCGTCCCCGACCGACCGGCCCGGACGGCTCGCTGTCGGTCTCGTCGGCGCAGGCCGCGCCGGATCGGTGCTGGCCCCCGCGCTGGCCCGCGCCGGACACCGCACGGTGGCGCTCTCCGCGGTGAGCAGCGCCTCCCTCGACCGCGCGGCCCGGCGTCTGCCCGGCACGCCGATCGTTCCCCCGGACGCCGTGGTGGCCGCCGCTGACCTGGCGCTGCTGGCGGTCCCGGACGACGCCCTGGAATCGCTGGTCACCGGACTCGCCGAGGTCGGCGCGTTCCGCCCGGGTCAGCTGGTCATGCACATCTCCGGTGCCCACGGGCTGAGCGTCCTACAGCCGGCGATCCGCGCGGGCGCTCTGCCGCTCGCGCTGCACCCGATCATGACGTTCAGCGGCCGCGACGAGGACGAGAACCGGCTCACCGGGACGCACTGGGGCGTCACGACGGTGCCGGAGCTGCGCCCGGTCGGCGAGGCCTTGGTCCTGGAGATGGGCGGCGAGCCGATCTGGGTCGAGGACAGCCGGCGTCCGCTCTACCACGCCGCCCTGGTCGTCGCCGCGAATCACCTGGTCACGCTCATCAACGACGCGGCCGACCTGCTGCGCGCGGCGGGCGTCGAGCAGCCCGCGCTGGCGCTCGCGCCGCTGGCCGGTGCGGCGCTGGACAACGCGTTGCGCTCCGGGGACGCCGCGCTGACCGGCCCGGTCTCCCGTGGCGACGCCGGAACCGTCGCCGGACATCTCGAAGCCCTGCGCGGACGCCAGCCGAGCGCGGTCGCCGGTTACCTGGCCATGGCCCGCCGCACCGCCGACCGGGCGATCGCCGCCGGCCGGCTCGACCCGGCCGCCGCCGAAAACCTCCTCGACGTGCTCGGTGAGCACTCCGCGTCGACGTGA